Below is a window of Pyrobaculum aerophilum str. IM2 DNA.
AGGCAACACTAAGTGGCGCACAATTATGTCTTCGCGCCTCTTGCAAATCACTGAGAAATTCCTGGTGGTGACCTCCCAACAGCGGGGAGCCACCGAATACCTCAAGGCGTGGGCGTCGTTTCCATATTTAAAATCGGGAAGCCATATATCTATTACGTGGAGAATAAGCGCGAGGCCCTCGGGGGTTAAATACATATTCGAATTCCACAACTGCGGCACATTAACCCCCCTTCTCGCAAGTATTCTAAGGGATTCAAGTATATACGGTATATTAGGCGTAGGCTCTCCGCCGACCCAGTTGATGTTACGAGCTCCCTCTTCTCTCAGCTTGGCTTGAATTGCCGCCAGGGCTTCAGCGGTTACCTCAATGCCCGATTCTGAAAATTGCGAAATGTCCCAGTTCTGACAATAGACGCATCGGAAGTTGCAACCGGAGAAGAACACAGTGCCGCTGGGAACCAAAGGCGCCTCTTCGCCGAGGTGGTGGAAGAAACTAGCCACTCGCGGCTTGGCGTCTAGAAGACACGCTCCTTTTTTAGAGTATCTATCAACCCCGCACCTCCTCTCGCAGAGCATACAGCGTTTAAGTTGCCTCTTGGCGAGCTCTATCTTCACGTCGAGAAAAGAAGCCTTGGGGAGCTCTCGCCTCGTGAGGGATATATCAGGGCGCTCCTTTTGGCGGCGCCACTCCTCGTCAAACGCGCGTCCAAGCTCGTCGTGCAACTTCCACAAACTGGAGTCGTCCATAGAGGCGTAGTCATGAGGCGCCTCCACTCTAGCCGCTATGTGGAACTTAGCCGGCGCGGTATCTCGCATCACGGAGTAATACCATCTAAGCCGCTCTCTCACTACGGGTTCTTGCCAAATCGCCACGGCGTCAGGCCTGTAGATAATCCACGACACGAGAACACTGAGTAGTTAATTAAAAAAATTACAGCGCACGGCTTATTAAATAGAAGTTGACAAGAGTCGTGGAGTTGATAGCTAAGGGCGCCGAGGCCGAAATTTATCTAGTAGACTGGTTCGGGCTGAAGGCGGTGTTAAAGTGGAGAAAGCCAAAGATGTATAGAGATCCAAACTTGGACTACCACATCAGGCGGAGGAGGACTATAAATGAAGTGAGAAATATGTACATAGCTTATAGTCTCGGGCTAAGAGTTCCCGACGTGTATTTTTTTGATCCCGGAGAGGCCAAAATACTAATGGAGTACGTCGAGGGAAAAAATCTGCGCGATTTGCTAAATGAGGGAAATTACAGTTACTTACGAGAAGTAGGCGTATATGTAGGCAGAATGCACAAGGCCGGGCTAATACACGGCGATTTAGCCCCCACTAATATAATTCTGACAGGGGGGCAACTCTGTTTTATAGACTTCGGTTTGGGCGAGCAGAGAATGGGGTGGACGAGGAAAACCGCCGTATTACTAGCCAGAGATATCAACGTCTTGTTCAGAACTCTTGATCTATACGGCGAAAAGGCAGAGGAGCTCAAGGCGTTATTCTGGAGCGGCTACAGAGAGGAAGTAGGAGGAAGAGCTGCGGCAGTGGAGAGAGAATTGTTACGGATAAGGGCCTCGGGGCGCTATGTCGAGCGCAAGACGGAATAACAGCGGATAACTAGTGAAGAAACTCGGCGAAGGTGGCGGGCCCGGTGGGATTCGAACCCACGACCTACGGCTTAGGAGGCTCGGCGGACCGAGGCTGGGTCCACCGCCGCTCTATCCTGACTGAGCTACGGGCCCTGTCACGGTATAATGTCGGGTGTTTTTATTCTTTTTCTCGGTTTCTCCATGTGTTTTCCCAACCTCTGGTTTTAACATTCTGCTCCCAGCCGAGGCGTACTGTCCTATTCAGCGCCCTTGAGGGGATTTTATATCTGCGCTATGCGCCTGCCATAGTTCGCCACGTATTGACAACTCCCTGCCAGATTGAGAACGCGCCGCCCAGCCCGCCTCTCCCTCACTCTGCAGAACGTCCCTCCGGCGTGTTTAACAACGGGCCTTTTTTGTAAGTTCAAGCGTAGTGTCAAACGCTGGAAAAGAGCCGCGGAGTGTAGTCGTATTTCAACGCTTTGAAAACCCCCTCCACCTAAGAGTGGGTAAAAAGGCGCTTAAAAGTGCCCAGTTGTTTTCAGCGCTATGCCATGCGCATTATACTGCGTTGTCTCGCAACTTCGCCAATTTTCTCTTGAAGTGACGAAAGCCAGTTAGCGAAGAGGCGACAAGGCGTTACGAAGTGGGGCTTAACGAGGGAATTGACCGCAGTCTCTCCTTGCGCGGTCAACATAAGCGGCTTGTAATACTATTACCCTTTCTTTGATAAATACTGGGCATAGACGGGGCACCCATTGCCTCCGTTGTTACAATACTTTTCGAGATGGGTCCTCCTGGTCCTCCACTCTTCAGGGGGCATTAACACACACCGCATGCCGTCTGCCGTTGGGCGGAACATTGGGCACCTCACTGAGCGTGCCGTCTTAACATCGTATATATACTTTTGCCTTTTCAACGTCGTGGAGTGCAACGCAGTCGTGGAATATCTGGGAGAGAGAGGCATATATGCGGAGAGGAAGTGGGTTGAGCTAGTGGTGGCCTCAGTTGGCGCGTTGAGAATAGGATTCTGGTGCCCGCGCGAGGAGTTTCCGACATTTGACGATATTGATGATTTGAAAAAATCTCTTTACATAGACTCACTAGACGTGCTGGTGGTCGTGTCTTACAGGCCCTATGTGTTAGTGGACTATCTCAGCTCGCTTTTGGAGCGGGCCCACAGGTGGTACGGAGTACAGTTCGATGTAAAGCTACTGGGCGTAAGTTCCGTTGATCTCGAGACTGGGTTAGAGGAGGCGCTGGGCAGGGCGATGGTTGAAAAGCCGCATAAACTGGGGGGAGGCGTAAAGTCTGAGTACAGATGTCCACAGTGTACAAAAGAATACCTGTACCTCTACAGACAGGAGAGGTACTTCTCCAGAAAGTATAGAGGCAGAGTTGTGGAGAGTATATATGGGTGTCCCGCCTGTAGCTTTAGGGCTAGGAGAGTTGAGCTGTTAGACTAGGGGGCGGGCGTCAGGAAACAGCGTCTTTACGACTTTCCTCAAAAGGCTTGGCAACTGGCTTTTACTAACCCTTTCTTTAATAATAGTCACGGCGGCCTCTCTGTGGCCTCCCCCAGCCCCCAGCGATGCGGCTAACATTGCCACGTTTAAATCCCGCGATCTAAACACCAAGTGTACCCCGTCTTTTTTTAGCGAGGCCACTATCGCCACTCTACACCCCACTGATTGGAGTAAATTAGCCAGATCTGCCTCATGCACGCCTACAAATGATGTACATATTATGCCGACAGACGATTTGTACACCTCTAGCCTCTTCATGCCCTTTAACAAAGCCATCGTCACATGGATTTCTCTTCCTCTCTCCTCTGGACCTACGACGTCGCCTAAAGCACTCCCTATTTTGTTTAACAGAACGGCTAGTCGCTTAAAAGTCTCCCCGTCGGCTCTTCTCAGCCTCCCAGTGTCTGTATATATTCCCAGTACGGCCAATTTAGCAACGTCAGGCGGGATATCAATTCCAGCTTCTTCCGCCAGCATTAACGCCACCTCGGTACAGCTCGGCCTGTTTACAACTATGCCAGGAATTTCGTCGCCAATTACGTGGTGATCTATCTTCACACACCTCCCGCAAACAGGAGGTATTTGGCTAACCGAAGCCACATCTGCTAAGACGTATAAATCGACGTCTTTAGGGACCTCTTCGACACATCCGCCGAGAGGAGACCCCTCAGGACATACCACTGCAGCCACGTTCACCCCCAGTCTTTTTATCACCAGCTCTAATATTTTAGCGCATGCCAACGCGTCTGCATCTGCCCTACGGTGTGTTATTACAGCTACTCGCGCAACTCCCCTCAAAAGGCCTTTTAACTCCTCCAACATTTTCCAATATCATTGGGATTAATTGGCCATCCCTTCTCTCTGATTATATCAGCCAAACATATGCCTAGATCCGCCGCATCGTCGACTACTTTTTGCAAATAAGCATCGTCTACTAACACGC
It encodes the following:
- a CDS encoding metal-binding protein, encoding MRCPMFRPTADGMRCVLMPPEEWRTRRTHLEKYCNNGGNGCPVYAQYLSKKG
- a CDS encoding radical SAM protein; amino-acid sequence: MSWIIYRPDAVAIWQEPVVRERLRWYYSVMRDTAPAKFHIAARVEAPHDYASMDDSSLWKLHDELGRAFDEEWRRQKERPDISLTRRELPKASFLDVKIELAKRQLKRCMLCERRCGVDRYSKKGACLLDAKPRVASFFHHLGEEAPLVPSGTVFFSGCNFRCVYCQNWDISQFSESGIEVTAEALAAIQAKLREEGARNINWVGGEPTPNIPYILESLRILARRGVNVPQLWNSNMYLTPEGLALILHVIDIWLPDFKYGNDAHALRYSVAPRCWEVTTRNFSVICKRREDIIVRHLVLPGHVECCTKPVLRWLAENCNHALVNIMDQYRPEYLVEKLNRYREIKRRVSEEEMEEAYRYADSLGLTWREITR
- a CDS encoding DHH family phosphoesterase gives rise to the protein MLEELKGLLRGVARVAVITHRRADADALACAKILELVIKRLGVNVAAVVCPEGSPLGGCVEEVPKDVDLYVLADVASVSQIPPVCGRCVKIDHHVIGDEIPGIVVNRPSCTEVALMLAEEAGIDIPPDVAKLAVLGIYTDTGRLRRADGETFKRLAVLLNKIGSALGDVVGPEERGREIHVTMALLKGMKRLEVYKSSVGIICTSFVGVHEADLANLLQSVGCRVAIVASLKKDGVHLVFRSRDLNVAMLAASLGAGGGHREAAVTIIKERVSKSQLPSLLRKVVKTLFPDARPLV
- a CDS encoding KEOPS complex kinase/ATPase Bud32, giving the protein MELIAKGAEAEIYLVDWFGLKAVLKWRKPKMYRDPNLDYHIRRRRTINEVRNMYIAYSLGLRVPDVYFFDPGEAKILMEYVEGKNLRDLLNEGNYSYLREVGVYVGRMHKAGLIHGDLAPTNIILTGGQLCFIDFGLGEQRMGWTRKTAVLLARDINVLFRTLDLYGEKAEELKALFWSGYREEVGGRAAAVERELLRIRASGRYVERKTE